In a genomic window of Prochlorococcus marinus subsp. marinus str. CCMP1375:
- the galE gene encoding UDP-glucose 4-epimerase GalE, with protein MNRILVTGGAGFIGSHTCITLLESGYDLLIIDSFINSSEVSLKRVKEMSDNKNINYLKGDIRNLEFLDSIFSNAIQEGKPIDAVIHFAGLKSVSESTKIPLTYWDVNVVGSIALFSIMRKYKCYTIVFSSSATIYGNTDKVPIKEDSLISPINPYGESKATVEKILSDLSLSAPFDWRIACLRYFNPVGAHPSGRIGEDPLGIPNNLFPYITNVAGGQIKQVEVFGNDWPTQDGTGVRDYVHVLDLAEAHKSALECLFAEPAQLLILNLGNGFGLSVLEIINTFSRVNNCEVPYVFAARRPGDIAISYADIALSKARLNWYPKRSIEDMCRDTWRWKLNNPIGYRSK; from the coding sequence ATGAACCGAATATTAGTTACTGGTGGTGCAGGTTTTATAGGAAGTCATACATGCATTACTTTGCTAGAATCTGGCTATGATTTGTTGATTATTGATTCTTTTATAAATAGCTCAGAAGTATCATTAAAGCGTGTGAAAGAAATGTCTGATAATAAAAATATTAATTATTTAAAAGGAGATATAAGAAATTTAGAATTTTTAGACAGTATTTTTAGTAACGCAATTCAAGAAGGAAAGCCTATAGACGCTGTAATTCACTTTGCTGGATTAAAGTCAGTATCTGAATCTACAAAAATACCTCTTACATATTGGGATGTAAATGTCGTGGGCTCTATTGCATTATTTTCGATTATGCGTAAGTACAAATGTTATACAATTGTATTTAGTAGCAGTGCAACCATCTATGGTAATACAGATAAAGTTCCGATAAAAGAGGACTCTTTAATTTCTCCAATTAACCCTTATGGTGAATCAAAAGCAACTGTAGAAAAGATACTTTCAGACCTTTCGTTAAGTGCTCCTTTTGATTGGAGAATAGCTTGTCTTAGATATTTTAATCCTGTTGGGGCGCACCCCTCAGGTCGGATAGGAGAAGACCCTTTAGGTATTCCCAATAACTTGTTCCCTTATATAACAAACGTAGCTGGAGGACAAATCAAGCAAGTAGAGGTTTTTGGAAATGATTGGCCTACACAAGATGGCACTGGAGTTAGAGATTATGTGCATGTTTTAGACTTGGCAGAAGCCCACAAGTCTGCATTAGAATGCTTATTTGCTGAACCTGCGCAATTACTTATTCTTAATTTGGGGAATGGTTTTGGACTTAGCGTGTTGGAAATCATTAATACATTCTCGAGAGTCAATAACTGTGAAGTTCCTTATGTTTTTGCTGCAAGGAGACCAGGAGATATTGCTATTTCCTATGCTGATATTGCTTTGTCAAAGGCACGCCTTAATTGGTATCCTAAGAGGTCTATAGAAGATATGTGTCGTGACACGTGGAGATGGAAACTTAATAATCCAATAGGTTATAGAAGCAAGTAG
- a CDS encoding NAD-dependent epimerase, translated as MRPVLITGAAGFIGAALVKKLLSEGERVIGIDNINEYYDTSLKYARLQYIESSSQEYLKNWVFHKLGIENIDEIKEIFTKESPRIVVNLAAQAGVRYSLDNPHAYVQSNLVGFCNLLEMCRHYEVENLIYASSSSVYGGNTNLPFNETQAVNHPVSFYAATKKSNELMAHTYSHLYDLPATGLRFFTVYGPWGRPDMAPMKFAKAILEGDPIQVFNFGRMKRDFTYIDDVVESIFRCCYLQATVNNNFDKSNPDPCTSFAPHRIFNVGNSQPTELDIFINLLEKSLSTKAIRDLLPMQPGDVVATAADTQKLKDWTGFSPSTSLEDGIQCFAEWYLSFYQS; from the coding sequence ATGCGACCTGTCCTTATTACTGGTGCAGCTGGTTTTATTGGAGCAGCACTAGTAAAAAAACTATTGAGCGAGGGTGAAAGGGTTATTGGTATAGATAATATTAATGAATATTATGATACTTCTTTAAAATACGCCCGCTTACAATATATAGAGAGTAGCTCTCAAGAATACCTAAAAAATTGGGTTTTTCATAAATTAGGTATTGAGAATATTGATGAAATAAAAGAGATTTTTACTAAAGAATCGCCTCGTATAGTAGTTAATTTAGCAGCACAGGCTGGTGTTAGATATTCTTTAGATAATCCTCATGCCTATGTTCAGAGTAATCTCGTTGGCTTTTGTAATTTATTAGAGATGTGTAGGCATTATGAAGTTGAAAACTTGATATATGCTTCAAGTAGCTCTGTTTACGGAGGTAATACTAATCTTCCTTTTAATGAAACTCAGGCAGTAAATCATCCTGTAAGTTTTTATGCAGCCACTAAAAAATCTAATGAATTAATGGCACATACCTATAGTCATCTATATGACTTACCTGCTACTGGGTTACGCTTTTTTACCGTATATGGACCTTGGGGCAGGCCTGACATGGCCCCTATGAAGTTTGCTAAGGCCATACTTGAAGGAGACCCTATTCAAGTATTTAATTTTGGCCGTATGAAAAGAGACTTCACTTATATTGATGATGTTGTAGAAAGTATTTTTAGATGTTGTTATTTGCAAGCTACTGTTAATAATAATTTTGATAAGTCAAACCCTGATCCTTGCACTTCTTTCGCTCCGCATAGAATTTTTAATGTTGGCAATAGTCAACCTACAGAGTTAGATATTTTTATTAATTTACTAGAGAAATCTTTATCTACTAAAGCTATAAGGGATTTGCTTCCCATGCAACCAGGGGATGTTGTGGCTACAGCTGCTGACACTCAGAAATTAAAAGATTGGACAGGCTTCTCTCCTAGCACATCTCTTGAGGATGGTATTCAATGTTTTGCAGAATGGTATCTTTCTTTTTACCAAAGCTAG